Genomic segment of Aptenodytes patagonicus chromosome 17, bAptPat1.pri.cur, whole genome shotgun sequence:
GTAGGTCGTACAAACCGGGCGAGTGGGCAAGTATGGTCCCAGCTCCGAGGAGCAGCATACGGTGTTTAGCGTATTTAATTTGTTACACGACCTTTGCAGTGCCGTCGTTGGCCAGCTCTGAAAGCATCTTCAGCTTGCCGTGTCCCTGGGGAAAGTCCTCAGGTCAGCATTGTTTGGTTGTTGGTCCTGCTTTGTTAATTGGAAGGACACCGATGGCCAGGTGAAGTGTTCCGAGACGAACGGCGACCTCTTAAACTCTCAAATATTTGCtctatttattttcaatttggaAGGCGGTAATGTTGTTTGCAGTCAAGATCCAGCCCTCCTTCACCAAACGCTGCCTTCTGATGGAGGATACCATCTGAGGATGTCTCCTCCCCAAATGAAGCTCTCTGCGTGCAGTGTTTTAGGTGGGACCTGCTGTAAATCCCTCCTGCGCGGCGGGGGCACGGGGAGCCTCACCCTGCCCATCGCACAGCGGGGGACCCACTCCAGCCCTTCCACGGCACCAGGAGATAACCGTGGACGTTGAATACCCGGAGCGTGAAACGCCGCAGGTCTGCAGCGTCCTGGCCCTGCCTTTACTCCGTGCTGGACTCGCTGAGTCAGTCGGTGAGGGCAGCGATAGGTTatcccccactcccccccccctttttttttttcctttaaacttacCTTTTGGTGTTCCAGCTGAAGCAGCATGAGGTGAGTAAACTCCACTGCTCAAAATAAGAGTGGATAAGCTCAGTTTACTTGCATTTATTCATGACTTCACCACTCCACTTGGGCCTGAAAATCAGAGCCAAAAGGAACTGCAGTGAAAATTGGCCTACATGCGATGGCTTTAAATAATCTGCCCTTTTGCTCTAGTTCTGTGCTGAGATGTGCTGGAAGCCTGAAGAGCTGGGAACTGACTTGATGTAggagctgctttttgttttcttgccctGGTGTTTGAagctgttgttggttttttctgTATACGGTGTAACTTGGGGGAAGTTACGCAgcgggggggaaagaaaaaaaatctatttgagaATTGCAGTGTTTAGTGCATGACTCAAAATTATCAGAATCAGCACAATCAATtagcttttatttccaaagatgtgaaaaataaggaagacagaaaacagaaataaagtgaTTAGCGTATGTCACAAATATTGACACCCAGGGACAGGGTTTTATATTGGACTGAAAAACAGTTCCGCTGGAAGGGGAACGGTTCATGTGAATAGTGAATTCTTGTTTGCACTTGCATTTGTGCAGACTGTTAAGGCAAATGTGATTCCCAGATGATGCGCAGCACATGCACGTCCCTGACACTTGCACCAGTCAGGGAAGAAGTCACGCAAGCCATCGCAGAGCCAAGTGCGCTGGATGAGGCTCGGCTTCAGCATCCGAGCAGAAATAGAAAGGGATCCATCTGCAAACCAGGTCATTGCTGCTCTTGCGCTTTTTCTCTTGGGCCCCCTTGAATCACATCatgatttctccccccccccgctcccggcAGCTGGGATTACTTTTCACGTACTCTGCTCACATAATTGCCTCTAATAATTTCTCAGCTGTCTTTCCTTCATTCTTGAGTCAAATAGGAccacctttccctttttttcctcccctttccaaGGCTGCACgcacctgctccagcctgcacaTACGCTCTccttcctgctgctcctgcctctcccgcGGGCTTGCCTCATCTCTCACTGTTTTAATCTTGAGAGTTCCCATCTCCCTTCCTGGAGATCCACCCGGTTGGTGGTGAGTGTTTCCTCAGCCTCGGTGTGCTGCGCAGCTCACGCACGCAGATGTCCTTGGCCGGTCCCAGCGCTGCTCCCCACCCAGCGTGCTCGGGCGCTGTGGGGAAGGGGCTCCTACAAGCACGCGGGATGATGGAGTGTCGGAAGAGATGCTGTAAGGCAGGGCTGCCCTGTGTCTCCTGGCGCGCCTTTGTTATCTGGACGCTTGCACCGAAATGTCAGGGCAGCGCTGTGCCGGCAGCGGTGCTCGCAGCGCGTGCGGAGGGGGATTTAAGAGGTTTCCCATGTTTGCTCTGCAGAAAACCCTTCCAGCCGCCCGGTGAACCCGGTGGTCGGGGTCCGGCCGTGCCAACTGAAGCACCAGCAAGTCGAAGCAGGCTGTTAGCATCCCGTGGTATATTTAGTTCACGTTTAACGGGGCCTCCATATGTGTGTGTTCTCTTGTTTCCTTTCGCTTTCTACGTGCTAAGTAGATGCAGGAAGGAGTTGAGAAGTCTTCCCGTGATGGCAAGGATGCGGTTTCGCTGCTCCACGTGCCGCTCTCCTTTGAGGGGCTCCTTCCCCAAGCTGTGCCTTTAGAGAAGCATTAGCGTAAGAGCTGGAGAGGAGCAAGCGTCCCAGGGTCTCCTTCTATCAGGAACCCCTGAAAATGCGGAGGGCACACAGGGCTGTGAAATGGTACCCTGCAGGCAGCCAACTCCCCGTGCCGATGGGTTTTGCACGTTTGGTCCTTCTCAGGACCCTTTGGCAGGGTACGTGCCAAAAGGGTggctctgtttttccttttaactttttttttttttttaatttttatattttagaatGAGGTTAATGCGTGCGTTGAAAATAATACAGATACTCGGTGAACACCCAGGAGGGTTAAAGAGGGCTTATTCTGAGGACATGAGGGCATGCAAGACAGTTCATGAGACAGCCCGCCTAGAAACGCTTCTTTAGAGAAGACCTGTGAGAAGCCAAGACCTTTGTTTACAGGATATTTTAGCTGTAGAAGGATTGACTGAGGGAATAACTATGAACACCTTTTCCGGGGAGAGCAATTTGTATGCACTATTGAGAGATCAGGGCTGAGAGAAATTTCACTAggtctgtaggaaaaaaaaaataaccaagtcACGCTGGTAGGCTCGAAGTAGAGGTGTTAAATCTCGGCTGCGAGGTGGGCAAGGCGCAGCACAAAGTCCTGTGCTGAGGACGCTGCGGTACCTGCCCGCAGGAGCCGCGGGGTGGAGGGGGATCAAATGAAACTGGTGCAGCTCAAATTGAAGCAAACAAAATCCGTCTCCGGGGATGGCAACCCTTGCTGGGAATGAGATCTGCTTCTCTGGGAGATAAAGTGTAAGGATGTGGGGAAGAAATGGAAATCTTTCAGAGCGAGTCAGCAAATAGCCAAGAGTTTCATTATTCCATAATGGCCTCGGAAATCCGCAGTCTGTCATAGGaacaattttgtattttaatagaagtgttttgcttttgacCCTGCGTGGCAGAGCAGCCTCTGAAAAGCAGGAGGTGAGCTTTCACTGTTTCCATCTGATTTTGGTTTTCTGCcctctccattatttttttttttcttttgtatcttcTGTCCCCTGGGCAGGTTcgggcaggcagctgcaggcagccgcGATGCTCGGCGTGGGTGCAGGCAGCCTCGCGGGGCGTAGCAGGACCTGGCTTTGGCAGAATGGTGGTGACAGAGGTGGACACTGTGCCCAGAGGTGTTCTGGTGGCCAGAACATTATTGTTAATCTCGATTTGGTATTTAGGCAGCAACAAAGTGCCTCCGTGTCAGCTGTTAAGTACAAAATAGCCCCCATCTCCCGGAGCTTCCCGGTACCTGCGACGCCTTTTGTCCCCGAGCGTGATCGAGGGTTGGGTTGCAAAACACTGGCTTCTGCCTGGACCCAGGGTCGCTTTCATCTGAGCGAGATGCGTAACTTTAAACCCATGGTTTAGCATCACCCTTTAGCTGGAAAATACAGAATTCAAAGCATCTAGCGGGTACTGCAGTGTTTTGTGAGAAGGAGCCCGTAAACAAATTGagagaagaaatgggaaagagaaaggaaattttgAGTAATTTTAGGAAGTCTTTTACAAAGCGGGTGGCAAACAACGCCTGCCTGACCCTCTGCCCCTCTGCGGCACAAGGGCTTTGACAACCGACTTCCTGAGAGCAGGGAGCGCAGTAAGCTGTCCATAAATCAAAAGCACCGAGACTATCAAATTTGTTTATTACTTGGGGTTGTGCCGCTGTGTTCGAGTCGTGTAGCTATTTCGTTTCGTTTCTTCTAGCTGTGTTCccggagagggggaaaaaaaaaaaagagatttgttgGAACGTAACTGTACCATTCCCTTTATcctttgattatttattttttttttaatttttttttttccccccccagaagATAGCGAGcgagctgtgctggagctggtggTGTTAATGTTCTGCAGCGGGAGTGAAATAGCCTGGAGATGTGCGGCGAGAGCAGGGGCGTGTGCCCTAAGTAGGAGGGTTAAACAGGGCTTATTCTGAGGAAAGCAGTAATTGCAGCTTGCGTGAAGCAGTAATACTCTTTTGTGCATTATTTACCCAGGAACATCTGCTAATACATATACATTCTCCGGTGCGTATAAACAACTTGTGCAGGAAGAGGATTAGgagatttataaaaaaattagaagcaagtTAAAAGGGCAATTAGAAGAGCAGAAAGAGATATTGAGCAGTGAATTAGGGAGGATATTTTAACACACAATCAGAGCTTCCCGAGACGTATTCAGAGCAGAGAGAAGGTAAAAGAGAAAATTGGCCAATTACGAAATGATAGCGGGGAATTGGTGACATGGGAGAAGGTAATGGCTGATTTGTTAAACAGTTATTTTGATTCTGTTTTcacaaaggaggaagaggatggagggCAGCTCCGGAAAGGACGCGGGTTGTGCGGATGAGGGTGGGATGAGCCGAGGAGCCTGCAGAGAGATAAAGGTGCATCCGCAGAGCGGCTGGGCGTGGGGAGAATTTCGCCCGTATTCacggggtggggaaaaaaaaaatggattttagcGAGAGGCTCCTTACAGCGATGAGCCGGGTAGCGAGGGGCTTGCGTTATAACGCTTGCTTTTGTTCGCCTAATTGGCTGCTTTCGAGCGGGAGCCAGGGACTGAGGTGGTCACTGAGATGAAAGATCCTTCTCCCCTTTGAAGGCAGTTTCTCCGGGAGAGGGGAGGACGGAGTGTATTGGGAGGCAGCGAGATGGATGGGGACTCCGGAGGggtgctgctcctggggctgcttTTATGTGGGTAGAGAGGTGGTTTGGCTCGCCGGCGATGCCGGCGTGACGCCTTCCCAAAAACACACGTTGCAAAACGTGAGCACCGCTCCAGTCCTCTGTGTCCTGTTTTCACAGTTGCTTTTGCTTCCATCTGTAACCCACGAACTCCAACGCGGTCAGCAATACGAGAGCATCCCTGTAATCACCGTTCCCATCGGCATCGTCTGGTGTCGGCAATCTCGCATTTCACCAAAGCAGTCGTGAGCGCAGGGGCTGCTGGATGTGTTAAGGGAGAGAAGAGGGCTGGTGGAACAGAGGAATGATGTCAACCTACAACACCTCAAGGAGGTAGTAAGCGATGGAGAGGGAAATATTCCTGGTCATGCAATGGGAAATGGGACCTTGGGAATTGTTCCCGGGGGTGTGGTTGAAGCTAAGACAGGGAAAGCATACACAGACAGAGGATTTAGGGAAGGGTGAACCTGAAGGACCACAAAAAGTGTTGTTTCGCTTACGAGAAATGTGAAGTGATGCTTTtgctctgctctgtccctctgaaGGGGGGGTACGTGTCGCAGAGCAACTTTCTGAGACAAAGGAAATAATCTGGGATTGGTGCTGGGGGGGCACAACTGTTGTCTGGGAAGCGATGGGGAATATAGGAGAAACTGCGGACTTGTGGTCTTGGTTTAGACCGATAAACTAAGAATTCATTCTTAATATCCGAGAGGTGTTTGGTTTTCATCCTGCCTGGGAGGATGAAAGAGATGCAGTGTCGTATGGTTTGTGTTTTCAAAGCATGTATGAAAAGCTCCGTATTAGCAATTATGGGATGAAACTGTGGAAAAGTGGTACAATGGAGAGAAAATTGGCTCTGACTCAGGAAACGGGATTCTGCCGCTGGGGGTGAGTTTCCAGAAGCACAGTCTGGGGTCTCTTCTGGGTTCTCTGgcgtttattttttttaatggaaaggatTTGCACGAACAGCCCAAAGTTAGAGCACTAAAGCTCACTGATGCAATCAGGTAAATAAGGGGAAGGCAGCCACGCCGACAGGGACTCATCTCGTCTGCCAGAGCAGCGCATGGTGCATGCGGCAGACCGGAGAACGCTAAAGGAATGGGAAACCGATGAGCAAATAAATGCTCAAGTGACACGCTACCCAAGGGAGGCATTTAGAGCTTGCAGCCGAGCTGTGGGGAGCTATCGGCAGCGTCTAACCACGTCAGCAACAGGCAGCCTGTCTGCCCGGACCCTGGAGAATCGATGCACGTCCAAAGGTTGAGCTTGCGATAGTGAACTGCACCAGTTCACGGCTCGTTCCCCCCTCGCTGGGAAGGGGTACGGTGGCACGGCCGGAGGAGCCTAGGTGGAGCTGTGGAGCATGGAGGGGTTTAGgcttatagaatcacagaatcatttaggttggaaaagacccttaagatcattgagtccaactgttaacctagcactgccaagtccaccgctgaaccatgtccctaagcaccacgtctacacgtcttttaaatacctccagggatggtgactcaaccacttccctgggcagcctgttccaatgtttaaccactctttcagtaaagaaattcttcctaatatccagtctaaacctcctctgatgcaacttgaggccgtttcctctcgtcctatcgcttgttacttaggaaaagagaccgacccccacctcgctacaacctcctttcagggagttgtagagagcgatggggtctcccctcagcctccttttctgcaggctaaacaaccccagttccctcagccgctcctcatcagacttgttctccagacccctcaccagcctcgttgcccttctctggacacgctccagcacctcgacgtccttcttgtagtgaggggcccaaaactgaacacagtattcgaggtgcggcctcaccagggccgagtacaggggcacgatcacttccctactcctgctggccacactatttctgatacaggccaggatgccattggccttcttggccacctgggcacactgccggctcatgttcagccggctgtcgaccagcacccccaggtccttttccgccaggcagctttccagccactcttccccaagcctgtagcgttgcgtggggtggttgtggccgaagtgcaggacccggcacttggccttgttgaatctcatacaggtggcctgggcccatcgatccagcctgtccaaatGGGAGCACGTCCACCACTGTCCAACGTTGTCTCAAAGGGGCCATGGTGCTTACCACCACCTCGGGGGTTCAGCCCTTCACCCCAGGGACCTCCCTGTCAAACCTGTGGTGTCTGGGAGTGATTCTAATTAAATCTCAAATTCCTCCAACTTATCTCCAGCCTGAGCCAGACTAGCTCTGGCAAGTCATGGTTATACCTGCATCCGCTCGACTGGAGAGATGTTTGCTTTGAGGTTGTGGGAGCGCTGCTTTGGAGAAGGGATTTATGCCAGCCCTCACAGCAACATTCAAAATGCATGAAGACATGCTGTATGAAAGGACTGGGGGAAAAACACACGAGAGTGAACCAGGGGCCATGGTAGAGCTGAACCATGCAGATGGGAAGTTTAGTTATTGAGGCTAAGTGTCAGAGCATGCCATAAAAATTTAGTTTATCCTCAAAGAGCTGTGGTCATGGAGGAAGGATGGGCACAGGGAGGGACGGCAGCtaaggggaaggcaggaggaacATCAGAAACCTATAGCCCATGTCAAGTGACGCCTCCTATTTAGCAGTGTATCATGTCTCCCTTCTGGTTTTTAAACAGTATCCTTTATTGCTAGGAGTTAGAGAGCTTGATTGACAAGGCTTGTAATACACCATGGAGTTGCCTTTATTTTTCCTACATGTTAAAGGAAAAGATACTAAAAATACAATTATGGTTTTGAGCCAGGCGTAGTCTGTTCTAATATAATTCACCTCAAAGACTATCCATTGTGCCTGCTGCACCCAAATCATTTATAAAACATTAGCATCTCCTATGCTGACATTTCACTCCTATATTACAGGAGTtacacagacttaaaaaaaattaataaagtgcTTCTCTTCTTCATTCTCCCACTGAGAGCTTTGATTTCCAGAGTATGAAACGAAATAACCAACATAACAACATTCTCCATTTCTAAGGGACAGTGCCAGACTCATTCAGTTGCTATTGGTTATAGAGAGTAGGACATGAGGGAGCTATTTCAGATCACGGATTATTTGTTCTGGCTGCATTGGACATCCCTTTAGTGGAGCTTTAGAGCCCTGTAGACAGAAAAGTTTGGGTAGGAGCTGGAAGGGAGAGGGCTTGATGAAGTaacctcttcctttctcctcccagagTTACTCCTGCTATTCCCCAAGAAGggtatttaaaagcaaagcatGCAAGCCCCTGCCCCTCCTCGCTTGCGAGGCGGACAGAAGACACCGTGCCCCCCCAGCTGCCCGCTCCCAGCACCCAACCGCTCTTAAAAACAAGTACATTggggaattttcttcttttttttgctcgggagtttcccttttcatttcCAGACGCCTTCAGGGGTTACGTTGCTGCGTAAAtaccctctccccatccccaaagCGGTTGGAGAGCGGATTTCCCAAgctggcccgttcttcctgaagCTAGTGGCGTGTCTGATGGAAAACACGAGCCGTTTCCTTTGGTCTTTCCAGCCCCACACGTGAGCTACAGGCTAGAAACGTGCCGCCGCTGGGATATCATTACGAAATGAACAGCAGCCTTTTCTTGTCCAAGATCACTTTTATTTCCCTtgtttcattaacttcagtgTCTGTTTGGTCTCATATATCCACACTGACAGGGAATTCACACCGACTGCAGAATTTGGGCAGCACCTCCCCGAGCCCGTGGGCTGCTGTCGGTGATGCCACCGGCTCTGCCGTGCCCCCGACCAGCAAACGCATCCCTCCGCCGCGGCGTTTAATTCGGGACGAGGGGAACAAGCAGAtctgctccctctcctccaccTAGCCACAACCCCCTTCGTACGGCTGTCTTGGaccatttatttttctcaccTATGGTGTAGCAGAAACCCTGGGCACTGCACTTCTCGCCGGTCCTCTACGAGCTGTagtttcctccttctctgactCTTCCCGTGACACAACCTGTtccttttaagaaacaaaacctctCCTGACACTGTCAGGACTATCTGCAGCCTGGGAACTGCTCCTTGCTGCCCCAGTGAAAACCTTAGTCCAGCTATAAAGGTCCTCACGCCACCAACACGGCTGGGAAGCCCctctctgcctccagccccaaaaaagcccctctcctccccggggagcagcagcactctccgGAGACAGAGCTCTATGGCTCTATTTATTTGGACTAAttaatctctctctccccccagtTACAAATTAGGATGTAAGGGTGAGTTTTGGCTCTCTGGATATGGACTTTGCTGCATTGCATACaacacaccccccacccctcccaaagTTTAGTGCTCTGAATCGCTGAGAACGTTGGTCCGCTGTGGTTCCCCCGTGTGTACTGAGCCCGCCCGATGGCTTTCAGCATCTGTAGGCACTGCTGCCGGTttgttttcttgagaaaaaaaatcatatactgGTCTGCTATAAATTCAACAATACAATCCTTAGTTCTGAAGATATAGTTTCCATATAGTTTATAAACATTATAAGACATACATATGGATAAttgaggggaagggggggagccTGTGcatttgttgggtttgggtttttttcagatgtgtgAACGCGGTTACAAAAAAatgcacctcctgcaggtacctcATTTCTTTAAGTGTttaagtttgttggtttttttttgtttaattccaCCTCTAATCAGTCTTTCCTTTGGTTGTTGGCTACTCCAAGCCCAGCAGGCAAGCCCTGTTCTGCTGTAATGCCTGAGATATTCAGGGGTTTGAGATTGTCTTCTAAGAGATTCCCAGCCAACTTTGGCCTCTGGGTTTGGAGCCAAAAGGGCTAAAACATGGGAGAACCAATGTCCTCATTACATCGGTATCAGTGTCCTTGCACTCACTTTCAGAGAAATAGTGTAGGCTTAATTGGTGATCATTTTTACAGCAATTATGTTCCTTTCGGTAATTGGAGGGGTCGTTCAGAGCGCTCTCAAATGAACGGGATTTCACAAGAGCATGGATACAGTCCATTTGTCCGGTTGTTGTCACCGGCGAATTGGCTACCGTCCCTGTTATCTGGGTTTTTGTAaggttggctttttttgttgtagGTGCTCGGTTAGGCTGTTTGTGACAAGGTGTGATAATGCCTTTTAATCCGCTCCCGCTGCGTTCGGCACAGTCCGCGTTGGCAGCCCGGCCGGGCACGGAGAGACCATCAGAAGCCGAGACAACGTTCTTCCCTTCGCCAGGCCAACGCTCGCCACgtacaaaaaaagaagaagaaaagaaactctgGTCCTTTGTAGATTGGTGGCAGTACAGATTCGCTCCATCCGCAGCCGGGGGCTCAGCGTATGACGGCCGCTAACACCATCATAAAAACCAGGAGCGATGCCCTGAGCCCTGAGCAGCCGGCTGCCTGCTGGACCCCGCTGGGGGGGCGGAGGGGCGTCCGCCGGGTACACTTACCCTTGCGTTTGGGGGGGAGCGTTGGCATCGCCCCGAAACTGAATTTGTGCTGATAATCAGGCACATAGTCTGGAACCTCCTGCCCGTTTTTCCGCGGCCCCAAAGATACCGGTTTAGAGGTTCTGTTACGgcttttgtggctggtgcagtTCTTGCCAGGTTTGCGATAGCCCGGCCGGGAgctggggggggcggcgggctggCTGCTATGCAAACTGTTCTCggcccctctctccttccccttctccttggAGGAATGGTGAGGGTGGTGGGTTTTGGAGGCTCCTCTGTCTGCTGTGGAGAAAGTATGTGTTTTTATCTGATGGAGCGACTCGGACCCTGAACAGTTCCTAAAGTCTTCTGCTCTTAGCACCTTGAGGTCCTTGCCGTGCATCTGCTCGGGAGACTCGCAGATGACGCTGGAGCTGGAGCCTCTGAACCTGTGCAGCCATTCCCAGAGCGAACGGGCTTTGCAATCGCAGCTCCACGGGTTCCCGTTCAGCCTGAGAAACTCCAGGGCTCCCAGGTGGGCCAGGCAGTCCCCCTGCAGCTCCGAGAGGCTGTTATTGAACAGAAAAAGGGTGGTCAATCTTCGGAGGTCATGAAAAGCCCGCCTGTGAATCCACTGCAGCTGATTTTGATGGATGAGCAGCCGATCCAGGTTTATTAGTCCCCTGAACGTGTTCTGATGGAGGCTCCAGAGCTTGTTTCCATGGAGAAAAAGATGGCTGAGGTTAACCAAGTCAACAAAAATATCATCCTGAAGGAACTCGATGTGGTTGTCTTGCAGGTAAAGGTATTGCAGGTTGTGGAGGCCACCGAAtatcccactggggagggagcTCAGCCCGCACTTGTACAGGTACAAGGCATGGAGTTTCACCAGCCCTTGGAAAGTGTCTGCAGCTAAAGCCCTTAAGTAGCGGTTGTCCCCCAGGTCCAGCTCTTCCAGGTTGACGAACCCGTCGAAGGTGTTGGGGTCGATGAAGGTGATGTTGTTGGAGTAGATCCAGAGGGTGACCATGGAGGGGCTGAAGTGGCCTCGCAGCAGCAAGGTGATCTGGTTGTTCTGGAGGAAGATCCTCTCGCTGTCCTCGGGGATGCCCTCGGGGATGGTGACGAAGTTGTGAGCCTGGCAGCTGACGGTCATCGGGGACGGGTAGCACACGCAGTCGGTGGGGCAGCCCAGGGCGCCGGGCACcttcagccccagcagcaccaggagcagctctgcaaacCCCCCTgtgaggagagaggggagagcgTCGGCGTCAGCGGGGACTCAggcacccccctgcccacccATCGCCGCCGTGGGGACTATTCCGGGTGAAAAACGCCCCCAATTAACTCAGCCCTCCTCTCTGCTCATGAATTACCCATGGAAACGACTGCAGCTGTGACGAGCGGGCTCATCACCCACGGTAGTTTAAACGTGATGTATGGAGTACTCCCTGcctccttgccctgcctgcaACAGGCAGGCGGTTGTGCTCCCAGCCCCAACCGGGCAGGAGAAACTTTCTCGGGGGAATTCACGCTGGCGGTGCAAGCAGCAAAGCCCTttgcctgcaggcaggcagcgcaGTCGGGGGAAAGGCGGTTGTACAAATGTGTGAGAGCAAACAGCGGAGAGGCAAACCCTCATCGGTGTCCACCCCTCCTGCAATGCATCTCTTAAATCGCCCGTGCTTATGTATCGGAGGGGAAAAGCTTTAGCAATTCCCAGCGAATCACCTAAAATTACACGTGTGCAGCGCATCTGCACAGCACACCCAGCTCCCGCAAAGCCGCAGACCCATCCCCACCATCTCTTTTTACTACAGTTGTTAGACGCCGCCATCCACCCCGAAAACCAAGTGATTTACAGGAAAATATGCTGTCAGCAGTTGGTGGAAAAGGCTGAGCTGAG
This window contains:
- the RTN4RL1 gene encoding reticulon-4 receptor-like 1: MLRQGGFAELLLVLLGLKVPGALGCPTDCVCYPSPMTVSCQAHNFVTIPEGIPEDSERIFLQNNQITLLLRGHFSPSMVTLWIYSNNITFIDPNTFDGFVNLEELDLGDNRYLRALAADTFQGLVKLHALYLYKCGLSSLPSGIFGGLHNLQYLYLQDNHIEFLQDDIFVDLVNLSHLFLHGNKLWSLHQNTFRGLINLDRLLIHQNQLQWIHRRAFHDLRRLTTLFLFNNSLSELQGDCLAHLGALEFLRLNGNPWSCDCKARSLWEWLHRFRGSSSSVICESPEQMHGKDLKVLRAEDFRNCSGSESLHQIKTHTFSTADRGASKTHHPHHSSKEKGKERGAENSLHSSQPAAPPSSRPGYRKPGKNCTSHKSRNRTSKPVSLGPRKNGQEVPDYVPDYQHKFSFGAMPTLPPKRKGKCTRRTPLRPPSGVQQAAGCSGLRASLLVFMMVLAAVIR